One Salarias fasciatus chromosome 22, fSalaFa1.1, whole genome shotgun sequence DNA segment encodes these proteins:
- the LOC115380981 gene encoding homeobox protein Hox-A2a: MNYEFERESGFINSQPSLAECLTSFPPVADSFQSSSIKSSTLSRPTLIPPPFEQTIPSLNPGSHPRHGRPRHSPDGCSPLPTASLPPEYPWMREKKASKRNHLPTSTATTTISNGPVCFSPKGSPEIVESGGGGGGSRRLRTAYTNTQLLELEKEFHFNKYLCRPRRVEIAALLDLTERQVKVWFQNRRMKHKRQTQSKENHNGDGKAPGAEDGIHSEEEDEGPAYEPSGALLERDTCSFQNNTQPLHNGESLGFAAAPLSSNDKNLKHFPNPSPTVPGCMSTMGPGSASGPDNGDSPPALDVSLHDFQPFSSDSCLQLSDAASPSLSESLDSPVDISTDSFYFFTESLTTIDLQHLNY, from the exons ATGAATTACGAATTCGAGCGAGAGAGCGGTTTTATCAATAGTCAGCCGTCGCTTGCTGAGTGCCTGACATCTTTCCCCCCTGTCGCTGATTCATTTCAAAGTTCATCAATCAAGAGCTCGACGCTTTCACGCCCGACACTGATTCCTCCTCCCTTTGAGCAGACCATTCCCAGCCTCAATCCGGGCAGCCATCCGCGGCACGGCCGGCCCCGACACAGCCCCGACGGATGCAGCCCGCTGCCCACCGCCTCCTTACCCCCGGAGTACCCCTGGATGCGGGAGAAGAAAGCCTCCAAGAGGAACCACCTGCCGACCTCCACCGCTACCACCACCATTTCTAATGGACCCGTGTGTTTCTCCCCGAAAG GCTCGCCTGAGATCGTGGAGAgcggcgggggaggagggggctcCCGCCGGCTGAGAACTGCCTACACCAACacgcagctgctggagctggagaaggagttcCACTTCAACAAGTATCTGTGCCGGCCGCGCAGGGTGGAGATCGCGGCCCTGCTGGACCTGACCGAGAGGCAGGTCAAAGTCTGGTTCCAGAACCGGCGCATGAAGCACAAGCGGCAGACGCAGAGCAAAGAGAACCACAACGGGGACGGCAAGGCGCCCGGCGCGGAGGACGGCATccacagcgaggaggaggacgagggccCTGCGTACGAGCCGAGCGGGGCCCTGCTGGAGAGAGATACCTGCTCCTTCCAGAACAACACGCAGCCGCTGCACAATGGAGAGTCCCTCGGCTTTGCCGCCGCGCCGCTGAGCAGCAATGACAAAAATCTGAAACATTTTCCCAACCCTTCACCCACTGTTCCGGGCTGCATGTCAACAATGGGCCCCGGCTCGGCATCTGGCCCGGACAATGGCGACAGTCCCCCGGCCCTGGATGTTTCTTTACACGATTTTCAACCTTTCTCCTCGGATTCTTGCCTCCAGCTCTCCGACGCAGCCTCGCCGAGCCTGTCAGAGTCTCTGGACAGCCCCGTGGACATCTCTACGGACAGCTTCTATTTTTTCACGGAGTCTCTCACCACGATCGACCTGCAGCATCTAAACTATTGA
- the hoxa1a gene encoding homeobox protein Hox-A1a: protein MSSFLDYTVMSGEGGSCSVRAFHSDHGITSFQSCSATVNNCGADDRFMASRASPDGIPHQPGSYQSTTSSLSLSYGAHPACSSNYGPQSFCATYNHYALNQEVDSAAVFPQCGPLMYSGNISSSMVSQHRHGYSAAPLGQLQYTQAAYGGGHEQATPYPGCSNPLSPLHAAHLEACCSPLSESASSAQTFDWMKVKRNPPKTGRSGEYGYAGQPNTVRTNFTTKQLTELEKEFHFNKYLTRARRVEIAAALQLNETQVKIWFQNRRMKQKKREKEGLLPTKVASSDPGESIQEKMDDAASEKSISAPSTPSPTSSTVSSAGADPYASN from the exons ATGAGCAGCTTCCTAGACTACACGGTGATGAGCGGTGAAGGTGGCTCGTGCTCTGTCAGGGCTTTCCATTCGGACCACGGGATTACAAGTTTCCAGTCCTGCTCAGCCACTGTAAACAACTGCGGGGCCGATGATCGTTTCATGGCGAGCAGAGCTTCTCCCGACGGCATCCCACACCAGCCGGGCTCATACCAGTCCACCACGAGCTCCCTGAGTCTCTCCTATGGGGCCCATCCGGCCTGTAGCTCCAACTATGGACCACAAAGTTTCTGCGCCACCTACAACCACTACGCACTCAACCAGGAAGTGGACTCTGCGGCGGTATTCCCCCAGTGCGGCCCTCTGATGTATTCGGGGAACATTTCCTCATCCATGGTGTCTCAGCATCGCCATGGTTACAGCGCTGCCCCCTTAGGTCAGCTGCAGTATACCCAAGCTGCTTATGGCGGCGGGCACGAGCAGGCAACCCCTTATCCTGGCTGCTCCAACCCGCTGTCACCTCTCCATGCGGCTCACCTGGAGGCTTGCTGTTCCCCTCTGTCTGAGAGCGCATCGTCTGCACAGACGTTTGACTGGATGAAAGTTAAGAGGAACCCACCAAAAACAG GTAGGTCTGGTGAATACGGTTATGCTGGTCAGCCGAACACCGTCCGGACCAACTTCACCACCAAACAGCTGACAGAACTGGAGAAAGAATTTCACTTCAACAAGTACCTGACCAGGGCGCGTCGGGTGGAGATCGCTGCTGCGCTGCAGCTGAATGAGACTCAGGTGAAGATTTGGTTTCAGAACCGGAggatgaagcaaaaaaaacGCGAGAAAGAAGGCCTGCTGCCAACCAAAGTAGCATCCTCGGACCCGGGAGAGAGCATTCAAGAGAAAATGGACGATGCAGCGTCTGAGAAGTCTATTTCGGCCCCATCAACTCCTTCTCCCACATCCTCCACGGTGTCCTCTGCGGGAGCTGATCCTTATGCTTCCAACTGA